One window of Klebsiella quasivariicola genomic DNA carries:
- a CDS encoding ABC transporter permease translates to MMQLYWVALKSIWTKEIHRFMRIWVQTLVPPVITMTLYFVIFGNLIGSRIGEMYGFTYMQFIVPGLIMMAVITNAYANVASSFFSAKFQRNIEELLVAPVPTHVIIAGYVGGGVARGLCVGILVTAVSLFFVPFQVHSWLFVALTLILTAVLFSLAGLLNAVFAKTFDDISLIPTFVLTPLTYLGGVFYSLTLLPPFWQGLSHLNPIVYMISGFRFGFLGINDVPLVTTFAVLVVFIVAFYLLCWSLIQRGRGLRS, encoded by the coding sequence ATGATGCAGCTTTATTGGGTCGCGCTGAAAAGCATCTGGACCAAAGAGATCCACCGTTTTATGCGCATCTGGGTGCAGACGCTGGTGCCGCCGGTGATCACCATGACCCTGTACTTCGTCATTTTTGGCAACCTGATCGGCTCGCGTATCGGCGAAATGTATGGTTTTACCTATATGCAGTTTATCGTCCCGGGCCTGATCATGATGGCGGTGATCACTAACGCTTACGCCAACGTCGCCTCGTCGTTCTTCAGCGCCAAGTTTCAGCGCAATATTGAAGAGCTGCTGGTGGCGCCAGTGCCGACGCATGTGATTATCGCCGGCTACGTGGGCGGCGGGGTGGCGCGTGGGCTGTGCGTGGGTATCCTGGTGACCGCCGTCTCGCTGTTCTTCGTGCCGTTCCAGGTTCACTCATGGCTGTTTGTCGCCCTGACGCTGATCCTTACCGCGGTGCTGTTCTCGCTGGCCGGCCTGCTGAACGCCGTGTTTGCCAAGACCTTCGATGACATCAGCCTGATCCCGACCTTTGTGCTGACGCCGCTGACCTACCTCGGCGGGGTGTTCTACTCGCTGACGCTGCTGCCGCCCTTCTGGCAGGGGCTGTCGCATCTGAACCCCATCGTCTACATGATCAGCGGTTTCCGCTTCGGCTTCCTCGGGATTAACGATGTCCCGCTGGTGACGACCTTTGCGGTGCTGGTGGTCTTCATTGTCGCCTTCTATCTGCTCTGCTGGTCGTTAATTCAGCGCGGCCGCGGCCTGCGTAGCTGA
- a CDS encoding ABC transporter ATP-binding protein translates to MTIALELKQLKKTYPGGVQALRGIDLQVEAGDFYALLGPNGAGKSTTIGIISSLVNKTSGQVNVFGYDLEKDVVNAKRQLGLVPQEFNFNPFETVQQIVVNQAGYYGVERKEAIARSEKYLKQLDLWEKRNERARMLSGGMKRRLMIARALMHEPKLLILDEPTAGVDIELRRSMWGFLKDLNDRGTTIILTTHYLEEAEMLCRNIGIIQHGTLVENTSMKALLSKLKSETFILDLAPKSPVPKLEGYQYQLVDTSTLEVEVLREQGINSVFAQLSAQGVQVLSMRNKANRLEELFVTLVHERKGESA, encoded by the coding sequence ATGACCATTGCTCTGGAATTAAAACAGCTCAAAAAAACCTACCCCGGCGGAGTTCAGGCGCTGCGGGGAATCGACCTGCAGGTCGAAGCGGGGGATTTTTATGCCCTGCTGGGCCCGAACGGGGCCGGAAAATCCACGACGATCGGCATCATCAGCTCGCTGGTGAACAAAACCTCTGGTCAGGTCAATGTCTTTGGCTACGATCTGGAGAAAGACGTCGTCAACGCCAAGCGTCAGCTTGGCCTGGTACCGCAGGAGTTTAACTTTAACCCCTTCGAGACTGTGCAGCAGATCGTTGTTAACCAGGCGGGCTACTACGGCGTTGAGCGTAAAGAAGCCATCGCTCGCAGCGAAAAATACTTAAAACAGCTCGATCTGTGGGAAAAACGCAACGAACGCGCGCGGATGCTCTCGGGCGGGATGAAGCGCCGGCTGATGATCGCCCGCGCGTTAATGCATGAGCCGAAGCTACTGATCCTCGATGAGCCTACCGCTGGCGTGGATATTGAACTGCGTCGCTCCATGTGGGGCTTTCTCAAGGATCTCAACGATCGCGGCACCACCATTATCCTGACCACCCACTATCTCGAAGAGGCGGAAATGCTGTGTCGCAACATCGGCATCATCCAGCATGGGACGCTGGTGGAAAACACGTCGATGAAAGCGCTGCTGTCAAAGCTGAAGTCTGAGACCTTTATTCTCGATCTCGCGCCAAAAAGCCCGGTACCGAAGCTCGAAGGCTACCAGTACCAGCTGGTCGATACGTCGACGCTGGAAGTGGAGGTCCTGCGCGAGCAGGGGATTAACAGCGTCTTTGCCCAACTGAGCGCTCAGGGGGTACAGGTATTGAGTATGCGTAACAAAGCCAACCGTCTGGAAGAGCTGTTTGTCACGCTGGTGCATGAGCGAAAAGGAGAGTCAGCATGA
- the can gene encoding carbonate dehydratase, with product MNDIDTLISNNALWSKMLVEEDPGFFEKLSQAQKPRFLWIGCSDSRVPAERLTGLEPGELFVHRNVANLVIHTDLNCLSVVQYAVDVLEVEHIIICGHYGCGGVQAAVENPELGLIDNWLLHIRDIWFKHSSLLGEMPEERRLDTLCELNVMEQVYNLGHSTIMQSAWKRGQKVTIHGWAYGIHDGLLRDLDVTAVSRETLEQRYRHGISNLKIKHINHK from the coding sequence ATGAATGATATAGATACACTCATCAGCAACAATGCACTATGGTCAAAAATGCTGGTGGAAGAGGACCCCGGCTTTTTCGAAAAACTGTCGCAGGCGCAGAAACCACGCTTTCTGTGGATTGGCTGTTCTGACAGCCGTGTTCCGGCTGAGCGACTCACCGGCCTGGAGCCTGGCGAACTGTTTGTCCATCGTAACGTGGCGAATCTGGTGATCCACACCGACCTGAACTGTCTGTCGGTGGTGCAGTATGCCGTCGATGTCCTCGAAGTCGAGCACATTATTATCTGCGGCCACTACGGCTGCGGCGGCGTGCAGGCGGCAGTGGAGAACCCGGAGCTGGGACTCATCGACAACTGGCTCCTGCACATCCGCGATATCTGGTTTAAGCACAGCTCGCTGCTGGGTGAAATGCCGGAGGAGCGCCGTCTGGATACCCTGTGTGAACTGAACGTGATGGAGCAGGTGTACAACCTGGGACATTCGACGATTATGCAATCGGCGTGGAAGCGCGGACAGAAGGTCACCATTCACGGCTGGGCTTACGGCATTCATGACGGACTGCTGCGCGATCTGGATGTCACCGCCGTGAGTCGGGAAACCCTCGAACAGCGCTATCGCCACGGCATCTCCAACCTCAAGATCAAGCACATCAACCACAAATAG
- the hpt gene encoding hypoxanthine phosphoribosyltransferase, with amino-acid sequence MKHIVEVMIPESEIKARIAELGRQINEHYQDSGSEMVLVGLLRGSFMFMADLCREVQVPHEVDFMTASSYGSGMSTTRDVKILKDLDEDIRGKDVLIVEDIIDSGNTLSKVREILSLREPKSLAICTLLDKPSRREVNVPVEFVGFAIPDEFVVGYGIDYAQRYRHLPYIGKVTLLDE; translated from the coding sequence ATGAAACATATTGTAGAAGTGATGATCCCGGAATCCGAGATCAAAGCGCGTATCGCGGAACTGGGTCGTCAAATCAACGAACACTATCAGGACAGCGGCAGCGAAATGGTGCTGGTGGGGCTGCTGCGCGGCTCATTTATGTTCATGGCCGACCTGTGCCGTGAAGTGCAGGTGCCGCATGAAGTCGATTTTATGACCGCCTCCAGCTACGGCAGCGGCATGTCCACCACTCGTGATGTGAAAATCCTTAAAGATCTGGATGAAGACATCCGTGGTAAAGACGTTCTGATCGTGGAAGACATCATCGACTCCGGCAATACCCTGTCTAAAGTTCGCGAAATCCTCAGCCTGCGCGAGCCGAAATCGCTGGCTATTTGTACGCTGCTGGATAAACCGAGCCGCCGTGAAGTGAATGTCCCGGTTGAATTTGTCGGTTTCGCCATTCCGGATGAGTTCGTCGTGGGCTACGGTATCGACTACGCTCAGCGTTACCGCCATCTGCCGTATATCGGCAAAGTCACCCTGCTGGACGAGTAA
- a CDS encoding DUF3892 domain-containing protein yields MTDKWADYLISKVRYNDSHTHITHVYVHVDKGDSVGGGTSETRQWVVNKIDSGYTFYTIFKDDNGKWSKGQKVIKDPVNGTNYITTRPNGTAKDNLENLPEY; encoded by the coding sequence ATGACTGATAAATGGGCTGACTACCTCATTTCTAAGGTCCGGTACAATGATTCCCACACTCACATTACCCACGTGTATGTACACGTTGATAAGGGGGACTCTGTTGGAGGGGGGACATCAGAAACGCGACAATGGGTAGTAAATAAGATCGATAGTGGTTATACGTTTTACACCATCTTCAAAGACGATAATGGTAAATGGAGCAAGGGACAGAAAGTGATAAAAGACCCCGTAAACGGGACTAACTACATCACTACAAGGCCCAATGGAACCGCTAAGGACAACCTTGAGAATCTCCCGGAATACTGA
- a CDS encoding DUF4238 domain-containing protein → MAEKTKQHFVPKMLLKRYSWDGIHVNLCNIRKTLELKPVPYEPQCQKRYFYGKDKKIENNLSKVEGVIDLEITKLVSGCLVPLMNLSCVYLDSKELRREILSYIYIQYTRTQKAKNLVSRALDNHFDIFKKQKKEDILNDLIKKSESNSWGLTRDDINNLIDSCTIEKNNLFEHIFNEAYRQYNRNSNLKGVLLFNLSKIPFITSDNPVLNIVTLFPENVLSFFMPVSPAHCLFFYDEHYFTVQHIENVVFISNTNEISYINMMQCENCESNIYLPHLSSDLTLRDVLGENIHGGQFFNHIKAISLSEDYSDNIIIPIAGGHATTLPLRQEKTSPEGLE, encoded by the coding sequence ATGGCTGAAAAAACAAAGCAACATTTTGTTCCGAAGATGCTTTTAAAACGCTATTCATGGGATGGTATCCATGTGAACCTCTGTAACATAAGGAAAACATTGGAATTAAAACCTGTACCGTACGAACCACAGTGCCAAAAAAGATATTTTTATGGCAAAGACAAAAAAATAGAGAATAATCTTTCAAAGGTTGAGGGCGTTATAGATCTAGAAATTACTAAATTGGTAAGTGGTTGCTTAGTCCCATTAATGAATCTTAGCTGTGTATACCTTGATAGCAAGGAACTAAGACGTGAGATCTTATCTTATATTTACATTCAGTACACTAGAACGCAAAAAGCTAAGAATCTTGTGAGCAGAGCGCTAGATAATCATTTTGATATATTTAAGAAACAAAAAAAAGAAGATATTTTAAACGATCTCATTAAAAAAAGTGAGTCTAATTCTTGGGGGTTAACAAGAGACGACATTAATAACCTCATCGATTCTTGTACTATTGAGAAAAACAATTTATTTGAACACATATTCAACGAAGCATATAGACAGTATAACAGGAACAGTAACTTAAAAGGAGTGTTGTTATTTAATTTATCAAAAATACCATTTATCACAAGCGATAATCCAGTTTTAAATATAGTCACACTCTTCCCTGAAAATGTCCTTTCATTTTTTATGCCAGTAAGCCCAGCACATTGTTTGTTCTTTTATGACGAACATTACTTTACGGTACAACACATTGAAAACGTTGTTTTCATCTCCAACACTAATGAGATTTCTTACATTAATATGATGCAGTGTGAAAACTGTGAAAGCAATATCTATCTACCTCATCTCTCTAGTGACCTTACGCTAAGAGATGTATTAGGAGAGAATATACATGGAGGCCAATTCTTCAATCACATTAAGGCCATTTCATTGAGCGAGGATTATAGCGATAATATAATTATTCCTATTGCTGGTGGACATGCGACTACTTTACCACTTAGGCAAGAAAAAACCAGCCCCGAAGGGCTGGAATAA
- a CDS encoding retron Ec67 family RNA-directed DNA polymerase/endonuclease: MVATSKLHLLKVASSRADLAKLLDVKLVFLTNVLYRIGTDNQYKDFSVPKKGRGTRLISAPNESLKDLQKRIADLLMECRDEIFKIKKIKNNYSFGFEKHKSIISNAFRHRGKRIILNIDLKDFFNSFNFGRVRGYFLSNRDFILNPIVATTLAKAACYKGSLPQGSPCSPVITNFICSIMDMRLAKLAKSLGCSYSRYADDITFSTNKKEFPIELAISHHEGVVLGSVLVREVKRAGFDINDAKTRLSYKSSRQEVTGLTINRFVNVDRNYSNKTRALAHSLYSKGEYKLPDEDGNLVVSSIEILEGRFGFIDQIDKFNNIQNKLSKQPDKHAPVQITLKNYRLKLNVREKAYSKFIYFKYFHGHVSPTILTEGKTDRVYLKSAIRSLSSKFPELLKKSADGKRNDIDLNIFKSDEKSSYFINMSGGSADLKKFIERYMDEYSKYYGSIPKQPVIMLLDNDSGSDEILNFLKNKVKSCPDDTATMRKMKFIHVFKNLYIVLTPLSATGEQTAMEDLFTHDTLSIILDGKKFNKKNDGDSKTEYGKHIFSVKVVRDKKRKVDFSGFEVIFNTFKEVFEHYKKIISI; this comes from the coding sequence ATGGTTGCAACTTCTAAATTACATCTTTTGAAAGTCGCATCATCTCGTGCTGACTTGGCAAAATTGCTAGATGTTAAGTTGGTTTTTTTGACAAATGTTCTTTACAGAATTGGCACAGATAATCAGTATAAAGATTTCTCTGTACCCAAAAAAGGTAGAGGAACCAGATTGATATCCGCTCCAAATGAAAGTCTGAAAGACCTTCAAAAGCGAATAGCTGATCTTTTAATGGAGTGTAGAGATGAGATATTTAAAATCAAAAAAATCAAAAACAACTATTCTTTTGGGTTTGAGAAACATAAATCAATAATTTCAAATGCTTTTAGACATCGCGGAAAAAGAATAATACTTAACATCGATCTCAAGGATTTTTTCAATAGTTTTAATTTCGGACGTGTAAGAGGATACTTTCTATCCAATAGGGATTTCATATTAAATCCTATCGTCGCTACTACCTTAGCAAAAGCTGCATGCTATAAGGGTAGTTTGCCTCAGGGTAGTCCTTGCTCTCCAGTAATAACAAACTTCATTTGTAGTATCATGGATATGAGATTAGCTAAACTAGCCAAGAGCTTAGGGTGTTCCTATAGCCGTTATGCGGATGACATCACTTTTTCAACAAATAAAAAAGAATTCCCAATCGAATTAGCAATATCTCACCATGAGGGAGTGGTATTAGGGAGCGTTCTAGTTAGAGAAGTTAAGCGTGCAGGCTTTGATATTAATGATGCCAAGACAAGGCTTTCATATAAATCCAGTAGGCAAGAAGTTACGGGACTTACTATAAATCGCTTTGTTAATGTGGACAGAAATTACTCCAATAAGACAAGAGCACTAGCTCATTCGCTTTATAGCAAAGGCGAGTATAAGCTACCAGATGAGGATGGTAATCTCGTTGTTAGTAGCATCGAAATACTTGAAGGGAGATTTGGGTTTATTGACCAGATCGATAAATTTAATAATATACAAAATAAATTGAGCAAGCAGCCTGACAAACATGCACCTGTTCAAATCACATTAAAAAATTACAGATTAAAGCTGAATGTACGTGAGAAGGCTTATAGTAAATTCATATACTTCAAATATTTTCATGGGCACGTTTCCCCAACAATATTGACAGAAGGTAAAACAGATCGGGTTTATTTGAAGTCAGCTATTCGTTCACTTTCTTCAAAATTCCCCGAATTGCTCAAGAAAAGCGCTGATGGTAAACGCAATGATATTGATTTGAATATTTTCAAATCCGATGAAAAATCAAGTTATTTCATTAATATGTCTGGTGGGAGCGCGGATTTAAAGAAGTTCATCGAGAGATATATGGATGAATATTCAAAGTATTATGGTTCCATACCTAAGCAACCGGTTATTATGTTGCTGGACAACGATTCTGGTTCTGATGAGATTTTGAATTTCCTTAAAAATAAAGTGAAAAGTTGTCCAGATGATACCGCTACAATGAGAAAAATGAAATTCATCCATGTCTTCAAAAATTTATACATCGTTTTAACACCATTAAGTGCCACTGGTGAGCAGACCGCGATGGAGGATCTATTTACTCATGATACTTTATCTATCATCCTTGATGGTAAAAAGTTTAATAAAAAGAACGATGGAGACTCGAAAACTGAATATGGGAAGCATATTTTCTCTGTTAAAGTAGTGAGGGATAAGAAACGCAAAGTTGATTTTAGTGGTTTTGAAGTAATATTCAATACTTTTAAAGAAGTTTTCGAACATTATAAAAAAATAATCAGCATTTAG